A single genomic interval of Deltaproteobacteria bacterium harbors:
- a CDS encoding glycosyltransferase family 2 protein → MTLVESIILGLYFLVMVVLSVYGSHRYVMAFLYYRHKFKIATPAGKLKELPRVTVQLPVFNEMYVVERLIDAVCRIEYPRELLEIQVLDDSTDETVQIARACVEKWKAKGLDVVYVHRENRSGFKAGALENGLKLAKGEFVAVFDADFVPGTDFLLKTVPFFVDPRVGMVQVRWGHLNRGYSALTEAQSIFLDGHFVIEHTARNRSGRFFNFNGTAGIWRRQTIIDAGGWQHDTLTEDLDLSYRAQIHGWKFLFLPDVESPAEVPVEMTAFKSQQHRWAKGSIQTARKLLPTILKSKLPTPVKQEAFFHLTANMAYLLMVVLSVLMPISMVIRFRHGWYGVLLLDFPFFITATASVVFFYFASQKEVGQSGWESLKYVPFVMSLGIGMSLNNAKAVIEALLGQESGFTRTPKLGVEKNKESVAKKRYRGKSKGYLPWVELGFGAYLTLAVWFALDNEIWFSLPFLVLFQVGFLYVGLMSLLQGRFGAWGEKSAAPAVEPELSA, encoded by the coding sequence ATGACCCTCGTCGAATCCATCATCCTCGGGCTCTATTTCTTGGTCATGGTGGTGCTGTCCGTGTACGGATCGCACCGCTACGTGATGGCGTTTCTGTACTACCGCCACAAGTTCAAGATCGCGACGCCGGCCGGCAAGCTGAAGGAGCTGCCCCGCGTCACCGTGCAGCTGCCGGTCTTCAACGAGATGTACGTGGTGGAGCGGCTCATCGACGCCGTCTGCCGCATCGAGTACCCGCGCGAGCTCCTGGAGATCCAGGTCCTCGACGACTCCACCGACGAGACCGTGCAGATCGCCCGGGCGTGCGTGGAGAAGTGGAAGGCCAAGGGCCTCGACGTGGTGTACGTGCACCGCGAGAACCGCTCGGGCTTCAAGGCCGGCGCGCTGGAGAACGGGCTCAAGCTCGCCAAGGGCGAGTTCGTGGCCGTCTTCGACGCCGACTTCGTGCCTGGCACCGACTTCCTGCTCAAGACCGTCCCGTTCTTCGTGGACCCGCGGGTGGGCATGGTGCAGGTGCGCTGGGGCCACCTGAACCGCGGCTACAGCGCGCTCACCGAGGCGCAGAGCATCTTCCTCGATGGCCACTTCGTCATCGAGCACACCGCGCGCAACCGCTCGGGCCGCTTCTTCAACTTCAACGGCACCGCGGGCATCTGGCGCCGCCAGACGATCATCGACGCCGGCGGCTGGCAGCACGACACCCTCACCGAGGACCTGGACCTCAGCTACCGCGCCCAGATCCACGGCTGGAAGTTCCTCTTCCTGCCCGACGTGGAGAGCCCCGCCGAGGTGCCGGTGGAGATGACGGCCTTCAAGAGCCAGCAGCACCGCTGGGCCAAGGGCTCCATCCAGACGGCGCGCAAGCTCCTGCCCACGATCTTGAAGAGCAAGCTGCCCACGCCGGTGAAGCAGGAGGCGTTCTTCCACCTCACGGCCAACATGGCCTACTTGCTGATGGTGGTGCTCAGCGTGCTGATGCCCATCAGCATGGTGATCCGCTTCCGCCACGGCTGGTACGGCGTGCTGCTGCTCGACTTCCCCTTCTTCATCACGGCCACGGCCAGCGTGGTGTTCTTCTACTTCGCCAGCCAGAAGGAAGTGGGACAGTCCGGCTGGGAGAGCCTCAAGTACGTGCCCTTCGTGATGAGCCTCGGCATCGGCATGAGCCTGAACAACGCCAAGGCCGTCATCGAGGCGCTCTTGGGCCAGGAGTCGGGCTTCACGCGCACGCCCAAGCTCGGCGTGGAGAAGAACAAGGAGAGCGTGGCCAAGAAGCGCTACCGCGGCAAGTCCAAGGGCTACCTGCCCTGGGTCGAGCTCGGGTTCGGCGCCTATCTCACGCTCGCGGTGTGGTTCGCGCTCGACAACGAGATCTGGTTCTCGCTGCCGTTCCTGGTGCTGTTCCAGGTGGGCTTCCTCTACGTGGGCCTGATGAGCCTGCTCCAGGGCCGCTTCGGCGCCTGGGGTGAGAAGAGCGCCGCGCCCGCGGTCGAGCCCGAGCTCAGCGCCTAA
- a CDS encoding arginase family protein: MKPLDELAALLRPAGGGLYLVSTGKAEQLELQKRLYGARDEARVQERFLRALERIPQARGVILGVPSDVGAGFMRGANLGPQAMRVGLLDAVPDFPKRAEDAGLVDIGDVFVVPQILHDEMLSASQIDASRRALYPNLAESDRATLPVSPLSICQRALELVFQLNKKVKPFILGGDHSVAWPTVAALATVHGQNFGIVQPDAHTDLLSERLGVKYCFGTWSYHANELLGRGGKLVQVGIRATRRDKAHWESLGLKQVWAREVRENPARALDEIIHHLRGLKLAGVYFSNDIDGTDAAWADATGTPEPDGLEPEFLVELIRRLGQEVGLVGGDLVELAPALGPKSDSRERTVGLAVRYVRETINAALGTAF, translated from the coding sequence ATGAAGCCGCTCGACGAGCTCGCTGCCCTCCTGCGCCCGGCTGGCGGCGGGCTGTACCTGGTCTCGACCGGGAAGGCCGAGCAGCTCGAGCTCCAGAAGCGGCTCTACGGCGCCCGCGACGAGGCCCGGGTGCAGGAGCGCTTCCTGCGCGCGCTGGAGCGGATTCCGCAAGCGCGCGGCGTCATCCTCGGCGTGCCCAGCGACGTGGGCGCGGGCTTCATGCGCGGCGCCAACCTCGGGCCGCAGGCCATGCGCGTGGGCCTGCTCGACGCCGTCCCGGACTTTCCCAAGCGCGCCGAGGACGCCGGGCTGGTCGACATCGGCGACGTCTTCGTGGTGCCGCAGATCCTCCACGACGAGATGCTGAGCGCGTCGCAGATCGACGCCAGCCGGCGCGCGCTGTATCCGAACCTCGCCGAGTCCGACCGCGCCACGCTGCCCGTGTCGCCGCTCTCTATCTGCCAGCGCGCGCTGGAGCTCGTGTTCCAGCTCAACAAGAAGGTGAAGCCCTTCATCCTCGGCGGCGACCACTCGGTGGCCTGGCCCACCGTGGCCGCGCTGGCGACCGTGCACGGACAGAACTTCGGCATCGTCCAGCCCGACGCGCACACCGATCTGCTCAGCGAACGGCTCGGCGTGAAGTACTGCTTCGGCACCTGGAGCTACCACGCCAACGAGCTGCTCGGCCGCGGCGGCAAGCTGGTTCAAGTCGGCATCCGCGCCACCCGTCGCGACAAGGCCCACTGGGAGTCGCTCGGGCTGAAGCAGGTCTGGGCCAGAGAGGTCCGCGAGAACCCGGCGCGCGCGCTCGACGAGATCATCCACCACCTGCGCGGGCTGAAGCTCGCGGGCGTCTACTTCTCCAACGACATCGACGGCACCGACGCCGCCTGGGCCGACGCCACCGGCACCCCCGAGCCCGACGGCCTCGAGCCCGAGTTCCTCGTCGAGCTCATTCGACGGCTTGGTCAAGAAGTCGGGCTCGTCGGCGGCGACCTGGTGGAGCTCGCGCCCGCGCTCGGGCCGAAGAGCGACTCGCGCGAGCGCACCGTGGGCCTCGCCGTGCGCTACGTGCGCGAGACCATCAACGCCGCGCTGGGCACTGCGTTCTGA
- a CDS encoding molecular chaperone DnaJ, translating to MSKILLVENHAATRDYLANVLRSAGHTVKLASDEGQAWELFATERPDVIAVSLHHPDAAPLVARARETTTAMPVIAYDHGHLSNLLGKSAAMRLKPDAYVADISQRELLDQLSALSGRWTTRPDTQPQGTAALLARAPALQGQLREGTLPATLVTLARTFRDGALVLQQGEIERRLYLRLGVPVSFESTERSEAFDRWAVEVGKITEAQLAEALRERAGGALSPAASLVAVGAVEPGPPLMALLREHLQAMLARLVGIRQGRFRFHAGDEFLTEVQALEVPALAHVLVGARAHLPLRVFLSTLLPDRARFPRRSDDFSEHLAQLGLQPRDLRLALELNGEHSVDELLAARRSQLREMSSLLWFLRLADVLSFEATRKPLERGSTPLPLAAERLKPLPSEQLAEVRESALAVLPSTYFHALGVDIAATPDEVEQALLKSTEQLHPDRFAGFDVAEVDDLLTQVQDRLTAAHRVLSSPEKRQGYLEHIFSKVEGLRGGRPIVVSAEVALKEAERALRNRRASDALERVRAAASLAPKEPDFQARLAMLELLDRSRSDAERRANARKAAKKALTLDPEHAHAMLALAMLAREEGDLSEARKLTLAALKLRPKLELARWLLRELNRVP from the coding sequence GTGTCCAAGATTCTGCTCGTCGAGAACCACGCCGCCACGCGCGACTACCTCGCGAACGTGCTCCGCTCGGCGGGGCACACGGTGAAGTTGGCCAGCGACGAAGGCCAGGCGTGGGAGCTCTTCGCCACCGAGCGCCCGGACGTGATCGCGGTGAGCCTCCACCACCCGGATGCCGCGCCGCTCGTCGCCCGCGCGCGAGAGACCACCACGGCGATGCCGGTCATCGCCTATGACCACGGGCACCTCTCCAACCTCCTGGGCAAGAGCGCGGCCATGCGCCTCAAGCCCGACGCCTACGTCGCCGACATCTCGCAGCGCGAGCTCCTCGACCAGCTCAGCGCGCTCTCCGGTCGCTGGACCACCCGGCCCGACACCCAGCCTCAAGGTACCGCCGCGCTGCTCGCGCGCGCGCCCGCGCTCCAGGGCCAGCTCCGCGAGGGCACGCTGCCGGCCACGCTGGTCACGCTCGCGCGCACCTTCCGCGATGGCGCCCTGGTGCTGCAGCAAGGCGAGATCGAGCGGCGCTTGTATTTGCGGCTGGGCGTGCCGGTGAGCTTCGAGTCCACCGAGCGGAGCGAGGCGTTCGATCGCTGGGCCGTGGAGGTCGGGAAGATCACCGAGGCCCAGCTCGCCGAGGCGTTGCGCGAGCGCGCGGGCGGTGCGCTCTCGCCCGCGGCGTCGCTCGTGGCAGTCGGAGCCGTCGAGCCCGGCCCGCCGCTGATGGCGCTCTTGCGTGAGCACCTGCAAGCGATGCTCGCCAGGCTGGTCGGCATCCGGCAGGGCCGCTTCCGCTTCCACGCCGGCGATGAGTTCCTCACCGAGGTGCAGGCGCTCGAGGTACCCGCGCTGGCGCACGTGCTGGTGGGCGCGCGGGCGCATTTGCCGTTGCGCGTCTTCCTGTCGACGCTGCTTCCGGATCGCGCGCGCTTCCCGCGGCGCAGCGACGACTTCTCGGAGCACCTCGCGCAGCTCGGCCTGCAGCCGCGCGATCTCCGCCTCGCTCTGGAGCTCAACGGCGAGCACAGCGTGGACGAGCTCCTCGCCGCGCGGCGCAGCCAGCTCCGGGAGATGTCGTCGCTGCTGTGGTTCCTGCGCCTGGCGGATGTGCTCAGCTTCGAGGCCACGCGCAAGCCGCTCGAGCGCGGAAGCACCCCGCTGCCCCTGGCCGCCGAGAGGCTCAAGCCGCTGCCGTCGGAGCAGCTCGCCGAGGTTCGCGAGAGCGCGCTGGCGGTGCTGCCGTCGACGTACTTCCACGCGCTCGGCGTCGACATCGCCGCCACGCCCGACGAGGTGGAGCAGGCGCTGCTCAAGAGCACCGAGCAGCTGCACCCGGATCGCTTCGCGGGCTTCGACGTCGCCGAGGTCGACGACCTGCTCACCCAGGTGCAGGACCGGCTCACGGCCGCGCACCGCGTCCTCAGCTCGCCGGAGAAGCGGCAGGGCTACCTCGAGCACATCTTCTCGAAGGTGGAGGGGCTGCGCGGGGGGCGGCCCATCGTGGTGTCGGCGGAGGTTGCGCTGAAGGAAGCGGAGCGGGCCCTGCGCAACCGGCGCGCGAGCGATGCGCTGGAGCGTGTGCGGGCCGCGGCGTCGCTCGCCCCCAAAGAACCCGACTTCCAGGCCCGGCTGGCGATGCTGGAGCTGCTCGATCGCAGCCGCTCGGATGCCGAGCGGCGGGCCAACGCGCGCAAGGCGGCGAAGAAGGCGCTCACGCTCGATCCCGAGCACGCGCACGCGATGCTGGCGCTGGCCATGCTCGCGCGCGAAGAGGGTGACTTGAGCGAGGCGCGCAAGCTCACCCTCGCCGCGCTCAAGCTGCGCCCCAAGCTGGAGCTGGCGCGGTGGCTGCTGCGCGAGCTCAACCGCGTGCCGTGA
- a CDS encoding aldehyde dehydrogenase family protein: MARPLFLAGRFVTTRGAAVRSPFSGEPVADVSQAGPAEVEEALARASAAREPFAASTAGQRRSWLTAIARGISERTEEIARSIALEAGKPIMPARVEVRRAVETFTQAAAEVTAHRGEVVPIDLDDASRGYECVVRKVPSGVAVAISPFNFPLNLGAHKVAPALAVGAPIVWKPPPQAPSAALFVAEIAAQAGLPGGALSVLPCDNALAETLATDPRVRVVSFTGSAKVGWHLREKAARAKVVLELGGNAAAIVFDDADLDWAAQRIALSAFNYAGQVCISVQRIFVAEKVREAFTAKLLERTRALPMGDPLDEKTVIGPVIDDKAALRITSWIDDAKQRGAKELVGGARNGRMLPATILSGVPSDATIAREEVFGPVALLDGFSDDAEAYARVNDSPWGLQAAIFTHDLRRVRRASEVIEVGGLIVNDSPSFRSDAYPYGGVKGSGLGREGVRYAMEDFTEPRAIVTARG, encoded by the coding sequence ATGGCCCGCCCGCTCTTCCTCGCCGGACGCTTCGTGACCACGCGCGGTGCCGCGGTGCGCTCGCCGTTCTCCGGTGAGCCGGTGGCGGACGTCTCGCAGGCTGGGCCAGCAGAGGTCGAGGAAGCGCTCGCCCGCGCCAGCGCTGCGCGCGAGCCGTTCGCCGCGAGCACCGCCGGCCAGCGCCGAAGCTGGCTGACGGCGATCGCCCGCGGCATCTCCGAGCGCACGGAGGAGATCGCGCGGAGCATCGCCCTCGAGGCGGGCAAGCCCATCATGCCGGCGCGCGTGGAGGTGCGTCGCGCGGTGGAGACCTTCACCCAGGCGGCGGCCGAGGTGACCGCACATCGAGGCGAGGTCGTGCCCATCGACCTCGACGACGCCAGCCGCGGCTACGAGTGCGTGGTCCGCAAGGTGCCCTCGGGCGTCGCCGTGGCCATCTCGCCGTTCAACTTTCCGCTCAACCTCGGCGCGCACAAGGTCGCGCCGGCGCTGGCGGTGGGCGCGCCCATCGTCTGGAAGCCGCCGCCGCAGGCGCCGAGCGCGGCGCTTTTCGTCGCGGAGATCGCCGCGCAGGCCGGGCTCCCCGGGGGCGCCCTCTCGGTGCTGCCCTGCGACAACGCCCTCGCCGAGACGCTGGCGACGGATCCGCGCGTGCGGGTGGTCTCGTTCACCGGCAGCGCCAAGGTGGGCTGGCACCTGCGCGAGAAGGCCGCGCGCGCCAAGGTGGTGCTGGAGCTGGGCGGCAACGCGGCGGCCATCGTCTTCGACGACGCGGATCTCGACTGGGCCGCGCAGCGCATCGCGCTCAGCGCCTTCAACTACGCGGGCCAGGTGTGCATCTCGGTGCAGCGCATCTTCGTGGCCGAGAAGGTCCGCGAGGCGTTCACCGCCAAGCTGCTGGAGCGCACCCGCGCGCTGCCCATGGGCGATCCGCTCGACGAGAAGACCGTCATCGGCCCGGTCATCGACGACAAGGCCGCCTTACGCATCACGAGCTGGATCGACGACGCGAAGCAGCGCGGCGCGAAGGAGCTGGTGGGCGGCGCTCGCAACGGCCGCATGCTGCCCGCGACGATCCTCAGCGGCGTCCCCAGCGACGCGACCATCGCGCGCGAAGAGGTCTTCGGCCCGGTGGCGCTGCTCGACGGCTTCAGCGACGACGCCGAGGCCTACGCGCGCGTCAACGACTCGCCCTGGGGCTTGCAGGCGGCGATCTTCACGCACGACCTCCGCCGGGTGCGACGCGCGTCGGAAGTGATCGAGGTGGGCGGCCTCATCGTGAACGACTCCCCGAGCTTCCGCTCCGACGCGTACCCGTACGGCGGCGTGAAGGGCTCGGGCTTGGGCCGCGAAGGCGTGCGCTACGCGATGGAGGACTTCACCGAGCCGCGGGCGATCGTCACGGCACGCGGTTGA